Sequence from the Polynucleobacter sp. Adler-ghost genome:
AATAAGTCCCGTTGTTGGATCGGCCTTGGCAAAAAATTGCTTCGCTATTACAGCTGCCAAAGATCCATATAAAAAGAAGTCATACCATTCAAATACAGTACCTAAAGATGAAGCAATGAGTATTTTTCGCTCCGCCTCAGTAATGACCCTTTTGCTGTTTACAGAATTATTTGTGCTTTGAGTTGACATTTACAGCCCCCTTTAAAAGTTTATTTGCTTAGCCAAGAAGATTTGGAATTTCGGCTATCGAAGTTAATGCAACATCAGGAAGAAGGCCCACCTCGTCAGGGATTGCACCATTCCGATTAATCCAAATCACCTGAAACCCGAATGCTTTGGCACCAGCTACATCAAAGTAATTTGATGTAACAAATCCAATTTCATGTCTTTGGAGATCGAACTTATCAGTTGCCAACTGATAAGTTCTTGGATGTGGCTTATAAACTTTGACCTCATCCACACTTAATAAGGCGTCAAATTGATCCGTAATTCCTGCGTTGCCAACTAAATTTGTTAGTAATGATGGGGTTCCAACAGATAGGATTGCCCTCTTAAGTCCACTCAATTTAGGAAGAGTCTGCCTAGCATCCTCAAAGGGAGATAACCTTTCGTAGGCATCCATTAAGGCACCTCTCTCACTTGTTCCTCCAGGAAGCCCTAAATATTTCAATGAATACTTAAGGCCTGCTTCTGTATTTTGGTTATGGGGTATATATCTACCCATAATGGTTCTCAAAAACATATATTCAATTTGCTTTGATCTCCAAAGTTGACTTAACTCCTTGCCTTTCCCTGGGTACATCTTTTCAGCCAAAGCAACAACTGAGTGAACATCAAACACCGTTCCATAAGCGTCAAACGCAAGAGCTTTAATTCCGTGCAATTTTTTCATACATTCCTTACTGAAGTTCAATTGGGATTTCAGTAGGATACTAGTAAAAAATGGGAAAAACATAGCCAATCAAGCTAGTGAAAACCCTTGTTTGCAAAAATTTTTACTTCGAATTGCTCAGCGTTACTCAAAGTAACGCTCAAAAGACAAAACCCCAGCTATCTCTAACTGGGGTTTGCTTTTCTGGTGGGCCCACCAGGACTTGAACCTGGGACCAAAGGATTCCGGTTTGTGTAGCTTTCACTACTCCCTGGACTATGCCTTCATCATATAAAGATTTACATCCTTACTTAGATGGGTGCCGTCTAGTCTCTACACCTTCAACAGCACTTTCATACTGAAGCTTGGCTCGGCGTTAGCTTGTGCAGCTTTTGGCTGCATTTAGCTTTCTCCGAATTTGACACCATCCCTTATGCAGTTTCCACGCATAAGGCACAACTTTCGCTATGAGTCCTCTGCTCTAACCAACTGAGCTATGGGCCCTAAAACTTTCATTTACTACACACCTTACTGCTGGTGCTTACCACTTCAAAACCACACTAAAACCGCATTTACTACACACCTCGGTTTTTGCTCCGGTGTGTAAGCGGTGTGTAAGCAATTTTGACTACCTAATTCACCACTAACCTCTTGAATCTATTGAGGTCTTTGTTACAAGACCCCTTGGGCTTCTTTCTTATGAGAGCAGACACCCAAGGTAGACCCATATAAACAGGGGGTCTGCGGGTGGTCAGTGTCGATGTGTAAGCAAATGTGTAAGTAAATTCATGGATTTAAAGGAAGTACTAGTTCGTTCTTTGGTTTTTAAAACCAAAGGATTTTTAGAGCAACCATCTAACACTTCGTTGCTCCAAAGTAGTTTATGAACGATTTTTAAGCGCTACTTAAAGTAACACGAAGGTCTAAAAACTTCGATAGTGATAAATCGCTTCCGACCTCGGATTTATTGCACGGCTATCCGGAAGGTTTTAATAAGGGAACGCCGGCAAAAGGCCGATAATCTTCATCGAATAGCTTATCGCACTACCCTATAGAAAAAACATCGAACAAAAACTAAAGGGATTGAGTCCGGTGCAATACCCAGCTCAATCCCTTCTGATAGGCTAATAAAACTATCCAACTTTTGTAGGTCAGCTCACTTGGATCTTTTTTATATTAAGTGGGTTGAGAGCTTAAATTAAAGCGCACAGGTAGATTCTTAGCTAATTCTTCCTTAGAGACCTTTTTCTTCACTTCAAATTTACCACCCTCAATACGGCTGATATAGTGGTCTGTAATGCCGCTATGGTCTTCCTTACGCAAAATTTTATCGCCCTCTGGGTGTGCTAATGAGTTTTTCATCTGCAAGCCTTCTAGCGCTTGGATTGCTCCAGGCATATCTTTGCGTGATTTGTAACCAGAAGCCTCAATAGCAGCCTTGAGTGCATAGATGTTTTCCCACGCTTGCCAGCAATGGGATTTAGCCATTACGCGATTTGAATTCTTTTCACGTGCATAAGTATCGTCAATTTCTAAAATTCGATTGAATTCTTTATGGGGCGCATCATCTTTATACTTTGTGTTACGTGGAAAGTTTTCTAAAATGTAGACGCCCTCTGCAGCACCACTTAAGGCATCTGGATCAATAGCCTCAATCGTTCCAGAAATCGAATAGAGCTTAGCTTTCTTATCTACACCCATTGATTTAGCCTGAGTAAAGTAGGCCACTGCCAAAGGTCCAAAGAAGATAGAAAAGACTACATCTGTATCTGGTGGAATTTGAGTCAAATATGGAACTAAATCTTTGGCATCCAGAGGAACAGGAATACCCTTTGTAATGCTTCCGCCCATTCTCTCAACAACCGCTTTTGCTTCAGCAAAATGACTTTGTCCCCATGCATAGTCAGCATAAACAACACACCATTTTTTTCCTAAATTTTCCATTGCCCATGGAACACCGGCTGCTGCAAGGGAATAGGTATCGCTACCTGTTCTAAAGCTATATCGAGTGCCTTTAGAGCCAGTAGCCTCAGTAGCCTCACCAGTTGAGAAGTAAGGTACTTTTAGTTCAGTGGCAATTGGAATGGAGGCCAACATTACACCAG
This genomic interval carries:
- a CDS encoding ABC transporter substrate-binding protein — translated: MKKIKSNIDVINPGRRTLMDYALKGGVAAGLANMTIVSNLFAQSAGPIIIGHHAELTGGFSSWGYWHDKCARKAVELINAQGGIANRKVELVTEDTESNPATGARKLRNLIQRMNAEFVTGSVHSGVMLASIPIATELKVPYFSTGEATEATGSKGTRYSFRTGSDTYSLAAAGVPWAMENLGKKWCVVYADYAWGQSHFAEAKAVVERMGGSITKGIPVPLDAKDLVPYLTQIPPDTDVVFSIFFGPLAVAYFTQAKSMGVDKKAKLYSISGTIEAIDPDALSGAAEGVYILENFPRNTKYKDDAPHKEFNRILEIDDTYAREKNSNRVMAKSHCWQAWENIYALKAAIEASGYKSRKDMPGAIQALEGLQMKNSLAHPEGDKILRKEDHSGITDHYISRIEGGKFEVKKKVSKEELAKNLPVRFNLSSQPT
- a CDS encoding haloacid dehalogenase type II — protein: MKKLHGIKALAFDAYGTVFDVHSVVALAEKMYPGKGKELSQLWRSKQIEYMFLRTIMGRYIPHNQNTEAGLKYSLKYLGLPGGTSERGALMDAYERLSPFEDARQTLPKLSGLKRAILSVGTPSLLTNLVGNAGITDQFDALLSVDEVKVYKPHPRTYQLATDKFDLQRHEIGFVTSNYFDVAGAKAFGFQVIWINRNGAIPDEVGLLPDVALTSIAEIPNLLG